The SAR324 cluster bacterium DNA segment AGAGAACGAATCGACACCAGCCGAATCATTCGAGATGAGGAGGCACCCACGGGAATCTACTTCATTTCACACGGACCCAGTGGACACGTCTTTGATTATCGTCGAGCAGGCTCTGCCTCCAGTCGTTTACGTCCCAGTGATTTGAAGAAGGAACACTTTGAGGGAGTTCAGATTCTTCACCTGTCTGGAATTTCTCTGGCCTTGAGTGACAGTGCCTGCGAGGCTTCCCTGAGAGCGATTGAGTTGGCCAAGGAGAGCGGTGTGAAAATCTCCTTTGACACCAATCTTCGTCTCAAACTCTGGTCGCTTTCACGAGCTAAAGCTATCATTCAACATGTCGCCTCTCTCGTCGATTTCGTGTTGCCAGGACTCGACGATGCCCGTCAATTGACAGGTCTAGAGAATCCACAAAGTATTGTTGATGAATATTTGAAGATGGGCGTCGAAGTGGTCGCATTGACTTTAGGAGACCAAGGTGTGCTCTTGGCTACACAAGACGGAATGAGAGAACAAATCCTTGGAATTCCGGTCAACTTAGTGGATGCAACCGCAGCAGGAGACTGTTTTGACGGAGGATTTCTAACAGAGTGGTTACGCACCAAAGATCTGCTACGATCTGCTCGTTACGGAAATGTCGCAGCCTCGCTCAGCGTCCAGCATTTTGGTGCAGTATCGTCATTACCGAGTAGGGAAAAAACTGAGATGAGCTTAAGAAGCGAATAGATCTTTGCCAGCAATGCTTGACAATCCTTCTCCTTCCACTTATCACACGATACCGGTTTCATTCTTTCCTCAGACGTCTTCTGTCTGATACGGAATCTTCCAACTTTTCTAAACTTTAACGGAGGCACTTATGCGTCGGAATTTGTTCATCTTCACAGGAATCCTCCTGCTTGCTCTTCCTCAATTCTTATTTGCCCAGTCACGCACTGTGGCCGTGCTGACTCCATTTCTGGCTCAACCTGGAACACAACTGATGGTCGAAGGCTTTGAAGCAACTGCCAAAAGCAAAGGTTGGCAGGTGGACGTGATTGACA contains these protein-coding regions:
- a CDS encoding sugar kinase, whose product is MVDILCLGEPLLEFNEQQPGQYVRSIGGDVSNVAVAVARQSGQAGMLTRMGQDSFAEEILQLWERERIDTSRIIRDEEAPTGIYFISHGPSGHVFDYRRAGSASSRLRPSDLKKEHFEGVQILHLSGISLALSDSACEASLRAIELAKESGVKISFDTNLRLKLWSLSRAKAIIQHVASLVDFVLPGLDDARQLTGLENPQSIVDEYLKMGVEVVALTLGDQGVLLATQDGMREQILGIPVNLVDATAAGDCFDGGFLTEWLRTKDLLRSARYGNVAASLSVQHFGAVSSLPSREKTEMSLRSE
- a CDS encoding substrate-binding domain-containing protein — its product is MRRNLFIFTGILLLALPQFLFAQSRTVAVLTPFLAQPGTQLMVEGFEATAKSKGWQVDVIDTSGDVAALVSRMEDVALQKVDAMVINVDPSQIRNGLLAAKDAEIPVFGMDSGADPLLT